The proteins below come from a single Streptomyces sp. B3I8 genomic window:
- a CDS encoding VOC family protein: MDVRLSQCFIAVDDHDKALAFYRDVLGLEVRNDVGFEGMRWVTVGSPAQPGVEIVLEPPAANPDASPADRQAMAELLAKGLLRGVIFSTDDCDALFARVRASGAEVLQEPMDQPYGVRDCAFRDPAGNMLRFNQPRNGG; this comes from the coding sequence ATGGATGTCAGACTCTCGCAGTGCTTCATCGCCGTCGACGACCACGACAAGGCACTCGCCTTCTACCGCGACGTCCTCGGCCTGGAGGTCCGCAACGACGTCGGGTTCGAGGGCATGCGCTGGGTGACCGTCGGCTCGCCCGCACAGCCCGGGGTGGAGATCGTGCTCGAACCGCCGGCCGCCAACCCGGACGCCTCCCCCGCCGACCGGCAGGCCATGGCCGAACTGCTCGCCAAGGGGCTGCTGCGCGGCGTCATCTTCTCCACCGACGACTGCGACGCCCTCTTCGCCCGCGTGCGGGCCTCCGGCGCCGAGGTGCTGCAGGAGCCCATGGACCAGCCGTACGGCGTCCGGGACTGCGCCTTCCGCGATCCGGCCGGCAACATGCTGCGCTTCAACCAGCCCCGCAACGGGGGCTGA
- a CDS encoding N-acetylmuramoyl-L-alanine amidase: MASPMSATAFLHALRDEGVTVVEVGDWKHHNRNHKGPWGPVNGVMIHHTVTSGAAATVELCRKGYADLPGPLCHGVITKDGVVHLVGYGRANHAGLGDDDVLRAVVAEKALPHDNEANTDGNRHFYGFECENLGDGEDPWPKAQLEAIERVSAAVCRQHGWTERSVIGHLEWQPGKVDPRGFTMASMRARIRDRLK, encoded by the coding sequence ATGGCGTCACCCATGTCCGCGACCGCGTTCCTGCACGCGCTCAGGGACGAGGGCGTCACCGTCGTCGAGGTCGGCGACTGGAAGCACCACAACCGCAACCACAAGGGCCCGTGGGGGCCGGTGAACGGCGTGATGATCCACCACACGGTCACCTCGGGCGCCGCCGCCACGGTGGAACTGTGCCGCAAGGGCTACGCGGACCTGCCGGGACCGCTGTGCCACGGGGTGATCACCAAGGACGGCGTGGTCCACCTCGTCGGCTACGGCCGCGCCAACCACGCGGGGCTCGGGGACGACGACGTGCTCCGCGCGGTCGTCGCGGAGAAGGCGCTGCCGCACGACAACGAGGCGAACACGGACGGCAACCGGCACTTCTACGGGTTCGAGTGCGAGAACCTGGGCGACGGTGAGGACCCGTGGCCCAAGGCGCAGTTGGAGGCCATAGAGCGGGTGTCGGCGGCGGTGTGCCGGCAGCACGGGTGGACGGAGAGGTCCGTGATCGGGCACCTGGAGTGGCAGCCGGGGAAGGTGGACCCGCGGGGGTTCACCATGGCATCGATGCGCGCGCGCATCCGGGACCGGCTGAAGTGA
- a CDS encoding trans-aconitate 2-methyltransferase, translating into MTTLDTAAATGWNAWQESWDRQQEWYMPDREDRFRIMLDMVEALVGTAPRVLDLACGTGTITARLLTRFPDATSTGVDLDPALLTIARGTFEGDGRVTFVEADLKDPDWTGLLPHDSYDAVLTATALHWLHKDPLAKLYGRLAGLVRDGGVFMNADHMIDETTPRINAAERDRRHALMDEARRAGAVDWADWWRRAAEDPALAGPTARRFEIYGEHADGDVPSARWHARVLREKGFAEARPVWCSPSDTLLLALK; encoded by the coding sequence ATGACGACGCTCGACACGGCCGCGGCGACCGGCTGGAACGCATGGCAGGAGAGCTGGGACCGGCAGCAGGAGTGGTACATGCCGGACCGGGAGGACCGCTTCCGGATCATGCTGGACATGGTGGAGGCGTTGGTCGGTACCGCGCCCCGGGTCCTCGACCTGGCCTGCGGCACCGGCACCATCACCGCCCGGCTGCTCACCCGCTTCCCCGACGCCACCAGCACCGGTGTCGACCTCGACCCCGCGCTGCTCACCATCGCCCGCGGCACCTTCGAGGGCGACGGGCGGGTGACGTTCGTCGAGGCCGACCTCAAGGACCCCGACTGGACCGGCCTGCTGCCGCACGACTCCTACGACGCCGTCCTGACCGCCACCGCCCTGCACTGGCTGCACAAGGACCCCCTCGCGAAACTCTACGGACGCCTCGCGGGGCTGGTCCGTGACGGCGGCGTCTTCATGAACGCCGACCACATGATCGACGAGACCACGCCCCGTATCAACGCGGCCGAGCGCGACCGGCGCCACGCCCTCATGGACGAGGCCAGGCGGGCCGGCGCCGTCGACTGGGCCGACTGGTGGCGGCGGGCCGCCGAGGACCCGGCGCTCGCCGGACCCACCGCCCGCCGCTTCGAGATCTACGGCGAGCACGCCGACGGCGACGTGCCCTCCGCCCGGTGGCACGCCCGCGTCCTGCGCGAGAAGGGGTTCGCCGAGGCACGCCCGGTGTGGTGCTCCCCTTCGGACACGCTGCTGCTCGCCCTCAAATAG
- a CDS encoding helix-turn-helix transcriptional regulator: protein MDREYAEPLDMAELARTALMSAGHFQRRFRAAYGETPYGHLMTRRIERAKALLRRGDLTVTEVCLAVGCTSLGSFSSRFTELVGETPSAYRARRHTESAPIPPCVAKNLTRPARTGAPPRFTEPSGAAGCDGPRDPQAGHGDGHPPRTDRSA from the coding sequence ATGGACCGGGAGTACGCCGAGCCGCTGGACATGGCGGAGCTCGCCCGGACGGCGCTGATGTCCGCCGGTCACTTCCAGCGCCGGTTCCGCGCCGCCTACGGGGAGACCCCCTACGGCCACCTCATGACCCGCCGCATCGAACGCGCCAAGGCCCTGCTGCGCCGCGGGGATCTGACGGTGACAGAGGTGTGCCTCGCGGTCGGCTGCACCTCGCTCGGGTCGTTCAGCTCCCGGTTCACCGAACTCGTCGGGGAGACGCCGAGCGCGTATCGGGCCCGCCGGCACACCGAGAGCGCGCCCATCCCGCCGTGCGTCGCCAAGAACCTGACCCGCCCCGCGCGCACCGGCGCACCGCCCCGTTTCACGGAGCCGTCCGGGGCCGCCGGCTGCGACGGCCCGCGCGATCCGCAGGCCGGGCACGGCGACGGTCACCCGCCGCGGACGGATCGCAGCGCTTAG
- a CDS encoding N-acetyltransferase encodes MGVAIRRADQDDRELVVRVLDEAFQDDPVSGWVFPGKEHRRATHHRLMAAFVDTVLTEGRIDLVEDGTACALWLPMPAVEPADAVDAAGEEAVRLREEVDPDNGRVELIARLMAEAHPADRAHEYLWMIGVAPGHQGRGLGTALIRPALDRCDREGLPAYLEASSPRSIALYERLGFAATDRTLDLPDGPRMWPMWREPRG; translated from the coding sequence ATGGGCGTGGCGATCCGCAGGGCGGACCAGGACGACCGCGAGCTGGTCGTCCGGGTGCTGGACGAGGCGTTCCAGGACGATCCGGTCAGTGGCTGGGTCTTCCCCGGAAAGGAACACCGCCGTGCCACCCACCACCGGCTGATGGCCGCCTTCGTCGACACCGTGCTCACCGAGGGCCGCATCGACCTTGTCGAGGACGGCACGGCGTGCGCGCTGTGGCTGCCGATGCCGGCGGTCGAGCCCGCCGACGCCGTCGACGCGGCGGGGGAGGAAGCGGTGCGGCTGCGTGAGGAGGTCGACCCGGACAACGGGCGCGTCGAGCTGATCGCCCGGCTGATGGCCGAGGCGCATCCAGCCGACCGTGCGCACGAGTACCTGTGGATGATCGGCGTGGCACCCGGGCACCAGGGCCGGGGCCTGGGCACCGCGCTGATCCGGCCCGCCCTGGACCGCTGCGACCGCGAGGGGCTGCCCGCCTATCTGGAGGCGAGCAGCCCGCGCAGCATCGCGCTGTACGAGCGGCTGGGGTTCGCCGCCACCGACCGCACCCTCGACCTCCCGGACGGCCCGCGCATGTGGCCGATGTGGCGCGAGCCGCGCGGCTGA
- a CDS encoding family 2B encapsulin nanocompartment shell protein — MSVGEEVRAEQTRPQQSLGTSAARNLATTTKSVPQMQEISSRWLLRMLPWVDLQGGTYRVNRRLSYAVGDGRVTFVKTGDQVSVIPAELGELPALRSYDDEEVLGELARRCRQREIEAGQIIASFGSQVDEVFLIAHGKVEKIGSGPYGGDVVLGVLADGAYFGDQTLLDPEAIWEYTARAATACTVLTLPRRDVEQLAERADSLRRHLDSRRSIPAQRTNKYGEKEVALAAGHTGEADIPHTFVDYEAAPREYELSIAQTVLRIHTRVADLYNQPMNQTEQQLRLTVEALKERQEHELVNNRDFGLLHNCEYDQRLQPHDGVPGPDDMDELLSRRRGSKLFLAHPKAIAAFGRECNKRGLVPESIDVAGNRIPTWRGVPIFPCNKIPVSDTRTTSIICMRTGEEEQGVIGLRQSGIPDEIEPSLSVRFMGINEQAIIKYLVTAYYSAAVMVPDALGILENVEIGRWG, encoded by the coding sequence ATGTCGGTAGGCGAAGAGGTCCGCGCGGAGCAGACCCGTCCGCAGCAGAGCCTCGGCACATCCGCCGCGCGAAACCTGGCCACGACCACCAAGTCCGTGCCCCAGATGCAGGAGATCAGCTCGCGCTGGCTGCTGCGGATGCTGCCGTGGGTGGATCTCCAGGGCGGCACGTACCGGGTGAACCGCCGCCTCAGCTACGCGGTCGGTGACGGCCGTGTCACCTTCGTGAAGACCGGGGACCAGGTCAGTGTCATCCCCGCGGAGCTCGGCGAACTGCCGGCCCTGCGGTCGTACGACGACGAGGAGGTACTCGGCGAACTCGCCCGGCGCTGCAGGCAGCGCGAGATCGAGGCGGGCCAGATCATCGCCTCCTTCGGCAGCCAGGTCGACGAGGTGTTCCTCATCGCCCACGGCAAGGTCGAGAAGATCGGCAGCGGTCCCTACGGGGGCGACGTGGTCCTCGGAGTCCTCGCCGACGGCGCCTACTTCGGCGACCAGACGCTTTTGGACCCCGAGGCCATCTGGGAGTACACGGCCCGCGCGGCCACCGCGTGCACCGTGCTCACCCTTCCGCGCCGGGACGTGGAGCAGCTCGCGGAGCGCGCCGACTCGCTGCGCCGGCACCTGGACAGCCGCCGGTCGATCCCGGCGCAGCGCACCAACAAGTACGGCGAGAAGGAGGTGGCCCTCGCCGCGGGCCACACCGGCGAGGCGGACATCCCGCACACGTTCGTCGACTACGAGGCCGCCCCGCGCGAGTACGAACTCAGCATCGCGCAGACGGTGCTGCGCATCCACACGCGTGTGGCCGACCTGTACAACCAGCCCATGAACCAGACCGAGCAGCAGCTCCGGCTCACGGTCGAGGCGCTGAAGGAGCGCCAGGAACACGAGCTGGTCAACAACCGGGACTTCGGGCTGCTGCACAACTGCGAGTACGACCAGCGGCTCCAGCCGCACGACGGCGTGCCGGGCCCGGACGACATGGACGAACTCCTCAGCCGCCGCCGCGGATCCAAGCTGTTCCTCGCCCACCCCAAGGCCATCGCCGCCTTCGGCCGCGAGTGCAACAAGCGCGGACTCGTCCCGGAGAGCATCGACGTCGCGGGCAATCGCATCCCCACCTGGCGGGGGGTGCCCATCTTCCCGTGCAACAAGATCCCGGTCAGCGACACCCGGACCACGTCGATCATCTGCATGCGTACGGGGGAGGAGGAACAGGGCGTCATCGGGCTGCGGCAGTCCGGCATCCCGGACGAGATCGAGCCCAGCCTGTCGGTGCGCTTCATGGGCATCAACGAACAGGCCATCATCAAGTACCTGGTGACGGCCTACTACTCGGCGGCCGTCATGGTGCCGGACGCGCTCGGCATCCTGGAGAACGTCGAGATCGGCCGGTGGGGGTGA
- a CDS encoding 1-aminocyclopropane-1-carboxylate deaminase/D-cysteine desulfhydrase has product MPETLATRETPGAAGVPGSLGGIAPRPRLPSPLQDVVDERFGQYGVRLVLKRDDLIHPRLVGNKWRKLVPNLAAAAGRPVVTFGGAYSNHLRATAAAGRLLGLETVGVVRGQELAERPLNASLARCAADGMRLHFTDRAAYRRKSEPGTLAALLRTAGAEDAYVVPEGGSNARAVRGCRALGEELRGRADVVAVPCGTGGTLAGLAAGLGPGQRALGIPVLKGGFLTGETAALQERAFGGRRGDWWLEDGFHCGGYGRTTPMLEAFAQDFEERHGLPVERLYVAKMLSALLTLTERGAFPLGTTLAAVITGRPFP; this is encoded by the coding sequence ATGCCCGAGACGCTCGCGACCCGTGAGACGCCCGGCGCGGCCGGCGTGCCCGGCTCCCTCGGCGGCATCGCCCCGCGCCCCCGGCTGCCCTCGCCCCTCCAGGACGTGGTGGACGAGCGGTTCGGCCAGTACGGCGTGCGGCTCGTGCTGAAGCGGGACGACCTGATCCATCCGCGGCTGGTCGGCAACAAGTGGCGCAAGCTCGTGCCCAATCTCGCCGCGGCGGCCGGACGGCCCGTGGTCACCTTCGGGGGCGCCTACTCCAACCATCTGCGCGCCACCGCCGCCGCGGGCCGGCTGCTGGGGCTGGAGACCGTCGGGGTGGTGCGCGGGCAGGAGCTGGCCGAGCGGCCCCTCAACGCCTCCCTGGCGCGCTGCGCGGCCGACGGGATGCGGCTGCACTTCACCGACCGGGCGGCGTACCGCCGCAAGTCCGAGCCGGGGACGCTGGCCGCGCTGCTGCGGACGGCGGGCGCCGAGGACGCCTACGTGGTGCCCGAGGGCGGCAGCAACGCCCGTGCCGTGCGCGGCTGCCGGGCCCTCGGCGAGGAACTGCGCGGCCGTGCGGACGTCGTCGCGGTGCCCTGCGGCACCGGAGGCACGCTCGCCGGGCTGGCGGCCGGGCTGGGCCCGGGACAGCGCGCTCTCGGGATACCGGTGCTCAAGGGCGGTTTCCTGACCGGCGAGACGGCCGCCCTCCAGGAGCGGGCGTTCGGCGGTCGGCGCGGCGACTGGTGGCTGGAGGACGGCTTCCACTGCGGTGGCTACGGCCGTACGACGCCCATGCTGGAGGCGTTCGCACAGGACTTCGAGGAACGGCACGGGCTGCCCGTCGAACGGCTGTATGTGGCCAAAATGCTGTCCGCGCTCCTCACGCTGACGGAACGGGGCGCCTTCCCGCTCGGCACGACCCTCGCGGCGGTGATCACCGGCCGCCCGTTCCCCTGA
- a CDS encoding family 2 encapsulin nanocompartment cargo protein polyprenyl transferase, with amino-acid sequence MGEFMTDTARDPSEPADRPAPATSVEATGRSTTAPRARPAAGPGPADGQEAAAVLDRTRAVVDPELRRAVDSLPESMRRIGLYHFGWQHADGSPAAGNAGKAIRPALVLTAAAALGGHRQAAVRAAAAVELVHNFTLLHDDVMDRDTTRRHRPTAWTVFGDCDAILAGDTLQALAHRLLAEDPHPASAASAARLASCVVELCAGQHADTALEERRPEDVTLDEVLAMAEAKTGALLGCACAMGALYAGAPHDEVEALDAFGRQAGLAFQLIDDVIGIWGDPGRTGKPAGADLIARKKSLPVVAALGSGTPAAAELAELYAAPFREGDLERTVLAVERAGGRDWAQAQAADRMARAVDELSRAVPDPESAGGLLALAEFVTRRSA; translated from the coding sequence ATGGGCGAGTTCATGACGGACACCGCACGGGACCCGTCGGAGCCGGCGGACCGGCCGGCCCCGGCGACTTCGGTGGAGGCCACCGGCCGCAGCACGACGGCACCCCGGGCGAGACCGGCCGCCGGCCCGGGCCCGGCCGACGGCCAGGAGGCCGCGGCCGTCCTGGACCGGACCCGGGCCGTGGTCGACCCGGAACTGCGACGGGCGGTGGACTCGCTGCCGGAGTCCATGCGCCGGATCGGGCTCTACCACTTCGGCTGGCAGCACGCGGACGGCAGCCCGGCCGCTGGCAACGCGGGCAAGGCCATACGGCCCGCGCTGGTGCTGACCGCGGCCGCCGCGCTCGGTGGCCACCGCCAGGCGGCGGTCCGTGCCGCCGCCGCCGTGGAGCTGGTGCACAACTTCACCCTGCTCCACGACGACGTGATGGACCGGGACACCACCCGCCGTCACCGCCCCACCGCCTGGACGGTGTTCGGTGACTGTGACGCGATCCTCGCCGGGGACACGCTGCAGGCGCTCGCCCATCGGCTGCTCGCGGAGGACCCGCACCCGGCGTCCGCCGCGTCCGCCGCCCGGCTCGCCTCCTGTGTCGTCGAACTGTGCGCCGGCCAGCACGCCGACACGGCACTGGAGGAACGCCGCCCCGAGGACGTCACCCTCGACGAGGTGCTCGCCATGGCCGAGGCCAAGACGGGGGCACTGCTGGGCTGCGCCTGCGCCATGGGCGCGCTGTACGCGGGGGCGCCGCACGACGAGGTGGAGGCACTCGACGCCTTCGGGCGGCAGGCCGGGCTGGCCTTCCAGCTCATCGACGACGTCATCGGCATCTGGGGAGACCCGGGCCGCACCGGCAAGCCGGCCGGGGCGGACCTGATCGCCCGCAAGAAGTCGCTGCCGGTCGTCGCGGCCCTCGGCTCCGGCACCCCGGCGGCGGCCGAACTCGCCGAGCTGTACGCGGCCCCGTTCCGGGAGGGGGACCTGGAGCGAACGGTGCTGGCCGTCGAGCGCGCGGGCGGCCGTGACTGGGCACAGGCCCAGGCCGCCGACCGCATGGCCCGGGCCGTGGACGAACTGTCCCGCGCGGTCCCGGACCCGGAGTCGGCGGGCGGCCTCCTGGCCCTGGCCGAGTTCGTGACCCGCCGCAGCGCCTGA
- a CDS encoding CGNR zinc finger domain-containing protein, giving the protein MELAYYSDYAVRLVNSEEPTRGKDSLTSVEAVRALFGANQSAARRTTDADVTRFRSVRGRLRGVFEAANDGDETLAVDLLNSLLLEFPVSPQISGHDHRDDDGRPLWHMHLADHPSNATAGYAAIAAMGLAFHLTEYGVERLGLCQAAPCRNAYLDTSTNRSRRYCSDRCATRANVAAYRARKREEADRSADTGRTAVNAQRTSASGERPAGSGR; this is encoded by the coding sequence GTGGAACTGGCCTATTACTCGGACTATGCCGTCCGGCTCGTCAACAGCGAGGAGCCGACCCGGGGCAAGGACTCGCTCACCTCGGTGGAGGCCGTGCGCGCCCTGTTCGGGGCCAACCAGTCGGCGGCCCGACGCACCACCGACGCCGACGTCACGCGGTTCCGCTCGGTCCGCGGCAGGCTGCGCGGGGTGTTCGAAGCGGCGAACGACGGGGACGAGACACTCGCCGTCGACCTGCTCAACTCCCTGCTGCTGGAGTTCCCGGTCAGCCCGCAGATCTCCGGGCACGACCACCGCGACGACGACGGCCGCCCGCTGTGGCACATGCACCTGGCCGACCATCCGTCGAACGCGACCGCCGGCTACGCGGCGATCGCCGCGATGGGGCTGGCGTTCCACCTCACCGAGTACGGCGTGGAACGCCTCGGCCTGTGCCAGGCCGCCCCGTGCCGCAACGCCTACCTGGACACCTCGACCAACCGATCCCGGCGCTACTGCTCCGACCGCTGCGCCACCCGGGCGAACGTGGCCGCCTACCGGGCCCGCAAGCGCGAGGAGGCCGACCGGTCGGCCGACACCGGCCGCACCGCCGTGAACGCCCAGCGCACCAGCGCCAGCGGCGAGCGCCCCGCGGGCAGCGGGCGGTAG
- a CDS encoding amino acid ABC transporter permease: protein MTDTVDKVPAPVPPEQIKAIPVRHYGRWVAGAAVVAVLVLIGIAFSNAKIHYNVIPDYLTDGTILSGVWHTLYISVLAMLLGLVLGVILAVMRMSSNPVTSTVSWFYIWFFRGTPVLVQLLLWYNISLIFPILNLGFYKDEMNQVMTPFLAALLGLGLNEAAYMSEIVRAGIQSVDLGQTEASHALGMTQAKTLRRVVLPQAMRVIVPPTGNEFINMLKTSSLAYAVQFNELIKRSTDISSTSLAVVELYFVASIWYLILTSVFSVGQYYLERRYARGSSRNLPPTPLQRLRKNLALFGSFRRPEVSR, encoded by the coding sequence GTGACCGACACAGTCGACAAGGTTCCGGCACCGGTGCCACCGGAACAGATCAAAGCCATCCCCGTACGTCACTACGGCCGCTGGGTGGCCGGCGCCGCGGTCGTCGCGGTCCTGGTGCTGATCGGGATCGCCTTCTCCAACGCGAAGATCCACTACAACGTCATCCCGGACTACCTGACCGACGGCACCATCCTGTCCGGCGTCTGGCACACGCTCTACATCTCGGTCCTGGCCATGCTCCTCGGCCTGGTCCTCGGCGTGATCCTCGCCGTGATGCGGATGTCGTCGAACCCGGTCACCAGCACGGTGTCGTGGTTCTACATCTGGTTCTTCCGCGGCACTCCGGTGCTGGTCCAGCTGCTCCTCTGGTACAACATCTCGCTCATCTTCCCCATCCTGAACCTGGGGTTCTACAAGGACGAGATGAACCAGGTGATGACGCCGTTCCTGGCGGCGCTGCTGGGTCTGGGCCTCAACGAGGCCGCGTACATGTCGGAGATCGTCCGGGCCGGCATCCAGTCGGTCGACCTGGGCCAGACGGAGGCCTCGCACGCGCTGGGCATGACGCAGGCCAAGACGCTGCGGCGCGTGGTGCTGCCGCAGGCGATGCGGGTGATCGTGCCGCCGACCGGCAACGAGTTCATCAACATGCTGAAGACCTCGTCGCTGGCGTACGCGGTGCAGTTCAACGAACTGATCAAGCGCTCCACGGACATCTCCAGCACCTCGCTGGCGGTGGTGGAGCTCTACTTCGTCGCCTCGATCTGGTACCTGATCCTCACCAGCGTCTTCAGCGTCGGCCAGTACTACCTGGAGCGGCGTTACGCCCGCGGCTCGTCCCGCAACCTGCCGCCGACCCCGCTGCAGCGGCTGCGGAAGAACCTGGCCCTGTTCGGTTCGTTCCGCCGCCCGGAGGTGTCCCGATGA
- a CDS encoding amino acid ABC transporter ATP-binding protein, with amino-acid sequence MTGLSKDVATSGSGGPMVRAEGVHKSFGLAHILKGIDLEVNPREVFCLIGPSGSGKSTFLRCINHLEKISAGRLYVDGSLVGYRQKGDKLYELKESEVAAQRRDIGMVFQRFNLFPHMTALENVMEAPVQVKRETRAVARERAQRLLDRVGLGDRTGHYPAQLSGGQQQRVAIARALAMEPKLMLFDEPTSALDPELVGEVLDVMRDLAEDGMTMIVVTHEMGFAREVGDSLVFMDDGVVVEAGHPREVLTDPQHERTKSFLSKVL; translated from the coding sequence ATGACCGGTCTGAGCAAGGACGTCGCCACGAGCGGCAGCGGCGGTCCGATGGTCCGGGCCGAGGGGGTGCACAAGTCCTTCGGGCTCGCGCACATCCTCAAGGGCATCGACCTGGAGGTGAACCCGCGCGAGGTGTTCTGCCTGATCGGCCCGTCCGGTTCCGGCAAGTCCACCTTCCTGCGGTGCATCAACCACCTGGAGAAGATCAGCGCCGGCCGGCTCTACGTCGACGGCAGCCTGGTCGGCTACCGGCAGAAGGGCGACAAGCTCTACGAGCTGAAGGAGTCGGAGGTCGCGGCGCAGCGGCGGGACATCGGCATGGTGTTCCAGCGCTTCAACCTCTTCCCGCACATGACGGCGCTGGAGAACGTCATGGAGGCGCCGGTCCAGGTCAAGCGCGAGACCCGGGCGGTGGCCCGCGAGCGCGCCCAGCGACTGCTGGACCGCGTCGGCCTCGGGGACCGTACCGGCCACTACCCGGCCCAGCTCTCCGGCGGTCAGCAGCAGCGTGTCGCCATCGCCCGCGCGCTGGCGATGGAGCCGAAGCTGATGCTGTTCGACGAGCCGACCTCGGCGCTCGACCCGGAGCTGGTCGGCGAGGTGCTCGACGTGATGCGGGACCTCGCGGAGGACGGCATGACGATGATCGTCGTCACCCACGAGATGGGCTTCGCCCGCGAGGTCGGCGACTCGCTGGTGTTCATGGACGACGGTGTGGTCGTCGAGGCCGGCCATCCGCGCGAGGTCCTGACCGACCCGCAGCACGAGCGCACGAAGTCGTTCCTGTCCAAGGTGCTCTGA
- the sodN gene encoding superoxide dismutase, Ni, with protein MLSRLFAPKVTVSAHCDLPCGVYDPAQARIEAESVKAVQEKMAGNDDPHYQTRATIIKEQRAELAKHHVSVLWSDYFKAPHFEKYPELHQLVNDTLKALSAAKASTDPATGQKALDYIAQIDKIFWETKKA; from the coding sequence ATGCTCTCCCGCCTGTTTGCCCCCAAGGTCACGGTCAGCGCCCACTGCGACCTTCCGTGCGGTGTGTACGACCCTGCCCAGGCCCGGATCGAGGCGGAGTCGGTCAAGGCCGTGCAGGAGAAGATGGCCGGCAACGACGACCCGCACTACCAGACGCGCGCCACCATCATCAAGGAGCAGCGCGCCGAGCTGGCCAAGCACCACGTCTCGGTGCTGTGGAGCGACTACTTCAAGGCTCCGCACTTCGAGAAGTACCCGGAGCTGCACCAGCTGGTCAACGACACCCTGAAGGCTCTTTCGGCCGCCAAGGCGTCCACGGACCCGGCGACGGGCCAGAAGGCGCTGGACTACATCGCCCAGATCGACAAGATCTTCTGGGAGACCAAGAAGGCCTGA
- the sodX gene encoding nickel-type superoxide dismutase maturation protease: protein MPELSQETERTRAVLPFGAAEVSGPSMVPTLHHGDRLVVQYGARVRPGDVVVLRHPFQQDLLVVKRAVERREGGWWVLGDNPYAGGDSTDYGVVPQELVLARVWLRYRPLPAGRSPLALVRWAFTAVRPVSADRSASSRLRAR, encoded by the coding sequence ATGCCGGAACTGTCGCAGGAGACCGAGCGCACCAGAGCCGTACTGCCGTTCGGGGCGGCCGAGGTGTCGGGGCCGTCGATGGTGCCCACGCTGCACCACGGTGACCGGCTCGTCGTCCAGTACGGGGCGCGGGTCCGCCCCGGGGACGTCGTGGTCCTGCGGCATCCGTTCCAGCAGGACCTGCTGGTCGTCAAGCGTGCCGTCGAGCGGCGCGAGGGCGGCTGGTGGGTGCTCGGTGACAACCCCTACGCCGGTGGGGACAGCACCGACTACGGGGTCGTGCCGCAGGAGCTCGTGCTGGCCAGGGTGTGGCTGCGCTACCGCCCGCTGCCCGCGGGGCGCTCGCCGCTGGCGCTGGTGCGCTGGGCGTTCACGGCGGTGCGGCCGGTGTCGGCCGACCGGTCGGCCTCCTCGCGCTTGCGGGCCCGGTAG